In Penaeus chinensis breed Huanghai No. 1 chromosome 26, ASM1920278v2, whole genome shotgun sequence, a single genomic region encodes these proteins:
- the LOC125038863 gene encoding translation initiation factor IF-2-like, whose protein sequence is MRKSSGEPKVTEKNRRGNPPNWENVEEPKGNRKNVPGTQGTEENVGGTPKGTEEKGENPRGLRENPQEPRKTGNRRGTPKGKTSRNQKGTEEIVGGTQGNEEIVGNPKGNEEIVEEPKVTEKLSRNPQRELRKSNPKFYGKSSRKPQGFNGKSENPKREKRENSRNQKGKRGNRRENPKGTKGKTFEEPRGQRKKGREPQGNGKTSRNPQGNEEISRNPKGKRGNREETPKEMRKTLEGKPQREPREKVEEPKGTGNRNREIPSRKTQGGLRENVEEPKVNLERENVEEPKDPGNRPGTQGIEEISRNPRGRGKTSRNPKEPKGTEEMSKNQEVDRGIVKEIVEEPMVTEEIVEEHKVIRGKSSEEQRRENETFYQGPIGFPEILVSLWLSNPINTNRTNINIAKSQETISYLELMNTEVTTTEF, encoded by the exons GGGAACAGGAAAAACGTCCCAGGAACCCAAGGAACCGAGGAAAACGTCGGGGGAACCCCAAAGGGAACTGAGGAAAAAGGCGAGAACCCAAGGGGACTGAGGGAAAACCCTCAAGAACCAAGGAAAacaggaaatcgtcgaggaacccccaAAGGGAAAACGTCGAGGAACCAAAAGgggactgaggaaatcgtcgggGGAACCCAAG GGAACGAGGAAATCGTCGGGAACccaaaagggaatgaggaaatcgttgaggaacccaaggtaactgagaaaTTGTCGAGGAACCCCCAAAGGGAACTCAGAAAATC GAACCCAAAATTTTAtgggaaatcgtcgaggaaacccCAAGGGTTTAATGGGAAAAGCGAGAACcccaaaagggaaaagagggaaaactcGAGGAACCAAAAGGGAAAACGAGGAAATCGTCGGGAAAACCCCAAGGGGACAAAAGGGAAAACGTTTGAGGAACCCCGGGgacagaggaaaaaggggagggaaccCCAAGGGAACGGGAAAACGTCGAGGAACCCCCAAGGAAATGAGGAAATCTCGAGGAACcccaaagggaaaagaggaaatcgTGAGGAAACCccaaaggaaatgaggaaaacccTCGAAGGGAAACCCCAAAGGGAACCGAGGGAAAaagtcgaggaacccaagggaaCCGGAAATc GAAACCGGGAAATCCCCTCGAGGAAAACCCAAGGGGGACTGAGGGAAAACGTCGAAGAACCCAAAGTAAACCTGGAAAGGGAAaacgtcgaggaaccaaaggaccCAGGAAATCGTCCAGGAACCCAGGGGATTGAGGAAATCTCGAGGAacccaaggggaagggggaaaacgtCGAGGAACCCCAAG gaacccaaggggaCCGAGGAAATGTCGAAGAACCAAGAGGTTGACCGAGGAATCGtcaaggaaatcgtcgaggaaccaatg gtgactgaggaaatcgtcgaggaacacaAGGTGATACGAGGAAAATCGTCCGAGGAacaaag aagagaaaatgagacctTTTATCAAGGCCCAATAGGCTTCCCGGAGATCCTCGTGTCCTTGTGGCTTTCT AATCCCATAAACACGAACAGAACAAATATAAACATCGCAAAATCACAAGAGACTATCAGTTACCTCGAACTCATGAACACAGAAGTTACAACTACTGAATTCTGA